From Candidatus Dormiibacterota bacterium, a single genomic window includes:
- a CDS encoding tetratricopeptide repeat protein, translating into MVIDVTEGSFVHDVLERSLTVPVIVDFWAAWCAPCRALGPVLEQAVEAHPDEVVLAKVDVDANPRLQQRYGVRGIPAVKAFLKGQVVSEFTGAQGRPAVERFVEALLPSPAERLTGAGDEASLRRAVELDPGLAAPRVALARMLLDRGEGEAAAEVLGPAQHDPVAAGLLARLQLAAEPGPGAPAIAALDALRAGDPSTALPALVEAVRSGEGTVRDLSRRVAVGLFNELGDAHPLTQTHRPQLAAALH; encoded by the coding sequence ATGGTCATCGACGTCACCGAGGGGTCGTTCGTCCACGACGTGCTGGAGCGGTCGCTGACCGTGCCGGTGATCGTGGACTTCTGGGCGGCGTGGTGCGCGCCGTGCCGGGCGCTGGGGCCGGTGCTCGAGCAGGCGGTGGAGGCGCATCCCGACGAGGTGGTGCTCGCCAAGGTGGACGTCGACGCCAACCCCCGGCTGCAGCAGCGGTACGGGGTGCGCGGCATCCCCGCGGTCAAGGCCTTCCTCAAGGGCCAGGTGGTCTCCGAGTTCACCGGCGCCCAGGGGCGGCCCGCGGTCGAGCGCTTCGTCGAGGCGCTGCTCCCCTCCCCCGCCGAGCGCCTCACCGGCGCCGGCGACGAGGCCTCGCTGCGCCGCGCCGTCGAGCTCGACCCCGGCCTCGCCGCGCCCCGGGTGGCGCTCGCCCGGATGCTGCTCGACCGCGGCGAGGGCGAGGCCGCGGCCGAGGTGCTCGGCCCCGCCCAGCACGACCCGGTGGCCGCGGGCCTTCTCGCCCGCCTCCAGCTCGCCGCCGAGCCCGGGCCGGGCGCGCCGGCGATCGCCGCCCTCGACGCGCTCCGTGCGGGTGACCCCTCGACCGCGCTGCCCGCGCTGGTCGAGGCGGTGCGCAGCGGCGAGGGAACCGTCCGGGACCTCTCCCGCCGGGTGGCGGTGGGGCTCTTCAACGAGCTCGGCGACGCCCACCCGCTGACCCAGACCCACCGTCCCCAGCTGGCGGCGGCGCTGCACTAA
- the clpS gene encoding ATP-dependent Clp protease adapter ClpS: MPWNVVVWNDPITLMSYVVLVFRRLFGYDETTATKLMMQVHQEGKAIVASQPREQAEVSVTRLHAFGLQATLARG; encoded by the coding sequence ATGCCCTGGAACGTGGTGGTCTGGAACGACCCCATCACCCTGATGTCGTACGTCGTCCTCGTCTTCCGGCGGCTCTTCGGTTACGACGAGACCACCGCGACCAAGCTGATGATGCAGGTCCACCAGGAGGGCAAGGCGATCGTCGCCAGCCAGCCCCGCGAGCAGGCCGAGGTGTCGGTGACCCGGCTGCACGCGTTCGGGCTGCAGGCCACCCTGGCCCGCGGGTAG
- a CDS encoding DUF2017 family protein has product MAWVRRRLNRVELRLDRREREILLRIVDELRPGLGDDPRTRLHAYDDPKLDEDYQRYSRPEVEHVRAADIDAVRAALGGSDDRFRLSEDEALTWVRALNHLRLVAGARLGIDDDGWEDRGDGSLLESEEYAMLVTLGWVQENVVAALTPS; this is encoded by the coding sequence ATGGCCTGGGTCCGGCGGCGGCTCAATCGCGTCGAGCTGCGGCTCGACCGGCGCGAGCGCGAGATCCTGCTGCGGATCGTCGACGAGCTCCGCCCCGGGCTCGGCGACGACCCCCGCACCCGGCTCCACGCCTACGACGACCCCAAGCTCGACGAGGACTACCAGCGCTACTCCCGACCCGAGGTGGAGCACGTCCGGGCCGCCGACATCGACGCCGTCCGCGCCGCCCTCGGCGGCTCCGACGACCGCTTCCGGCTCTCCGAGGACGAGGCGCTCACCTGGGTCCGGGCGCTCAACCACCTCCGCCTCGTGGCCGGCGCCCGGCTCGGCATCGACGACGACGGCTGGGAGGATCGGGGTGATGGAAGTCTTCTGGAGAGCGAGGAGTACGCGATGCTCGTCACCCTGGGGTGGGTCCAGGAGAACGTGGTCGCCGCTCTGACGCCCTCCTGA
- the nadC gene encoding carboxylating nicotinate-nucleotide diphosphorylase, which produces MTATLEPTTDALAPDVLDPLIEAALAEDVGDGDITTDAILPPEMTCRGKVVCKQDGVIAGLTVARRVFQLVDERLQFDAKTQDGQKVQEDQIVARLFGPARAMLRAERVALNFLQHLSGIASLTAKYVKAVEGTKTLILDTRKTTPGLRNLEKYATRMGGAVNHRMGLYDQVLIKDTHLALANGVSPALRAVRKAHPEAPINVEVSNLQELEQALTDKAPRILLDNFAPGQVREAMQLIRGRAKVEISGGVVLPNARAYALAGADYISVGALTHSAVALDFSLKVTRY; this is translated from the coding sequence TTGACAGCAACGCTCGAACCCACAACTGACGCGCTCGCACCCGACGTCCTCGACCCGCTCATCGAAGCGGCGCTGGCGGAGGACGTGGGCGACGGCGACATCACCACGGACGCCATCCTGCCGCCGGAGATGACCTGCCGCGGCAAGGTGGTCTGCAAGCAGGACGGCGTCATCGCCGGCCTGACCGTGGCCCGGCGCGTCTTCCAGCTCGTCGACGAGCGGCTCCAGTTCGACGCCAAGACCCAGGACGGCCAGAAGGTCCAGGAGGACCAGATCGTCGCCCGCCTCTTCGGCCCGGCGCGGGCGATGCTGCGCGCCGAGCGGGTCGCCCTCAACTTCCTCCAGCACCTCAGCGGCATCGCCAGCCTCACCGCCAAGTACGTCAAGGCGGTCGAGGGCACCAAGACCCTGATCCTCGACACCCGCAAGACCACCCCGGGCCTGCGCAACCTCGAGAAGTACGCCACCCGCATGGGCGGCGCGGTGAACCACCGCATGGGCCTGTACGACCAGGTGCTCATCAAGGACACCCACCTGGCCCTGGCCAACGGCGTCAGCCCGGCGCTCCGCGCGGTCCGCAAGGCCCACCCCGAGGCGCCGATCAACGTCGAGGTCAGCAACCTCCAGGAGCTGGAGCAGGCGCTCACCGACAAGGCCCCGCGCATCCTCCTCGACAACTTCGCCCCTGGGCAGGTGCGCGAGGCGATGCAGCTGATCCGGGGCCGGGCCAAGGTGGAGATCAGCGGTGGCGTCGTGCTCCCCAACGCCCGCGCCTACGCCCTCGCCGGCGCCGACTACATCAGCGTCGGAGCCCTCACCCACTCCGCCGTCGCCCTCGACTTCAGCCTGAAGGTGACCCGCTACTAG